From Streptomyces durmitorensis, a single genomic window includes:
- a CDS encoding MFS transporter, translating to MSETDPRRWKALIFIALAQLMVVLDATIVNIALPSAQQDLGISDGNRQWVITAYALAFGGLLLFGGRIADLWGRKRTFVTGLIGFAAASALGGAATGEAMMLGARALQGVFGALLAPAALSLLAVMFTDAKERAKAFGIYGAIAGGGGAVGLILGGFLTEYLNWRWTFFVNIPFAVIAALGAYFVIREPSGARNRSPLDIPGVVLSTLGLVSLVYGFTRAESAGWSDSLTIGMFVASAVLLAAFVLTEAKVKSPLLPLRVLTERNRGGVYLSLGLAIIAMFGLFLFLTYYLQIVQGYSPVKTGFAFLPMIVGMITGSTQIGARLMTRVPPRLLMGPGFVLAAVGMLLLTQLEVGSSYAGLIMPAQLMLGLGMGTAFMPAMSLATHGVEPRDSGVASAMVNTSQQVGGAIGTALLNTIAASATTSYIASHAAGATTPAAQKLMQAEAMVEGYTSAIWWAVGILAAAAAIAFALINTGAQGGSPAASGSGDTEGVEDEIRIPVVAH from the coding sequence ATGTCAGAAACAGATCCCAGGCGCTGGAAAGCGCTGATCTTCATCGCGCTCGCGCAGCTGATGGTCGTGCTCGACGCGACCATCGTGAACATCGCGCTGCCCTCCGCCCAGCAGGACCTGGGCATCTCGGACGGCAACCGCCAGTGGGTCATCACGGCCTACGCCCTGGCCTTCGGTGGTCTGCTGCTCTTCGGCGGCCGCATAGCCGACCTCTGGGGCCGCAAGCGCACCTTCGTGACCGGCCTGATCGGCTTCGCCGCGGCCTCCGCCCTCGGCGGCGCCGCGACCGGCGAGGCCATGATGCTGGGCGCCCGCGCCCTCCAGGGTGTGTTCGGCGCGCTGCTCGCGCCCGCCGCCCTCTCGCTGCTCGCCGTGATGTTCACCGATGCCAAGGAACGCGCCAAGGCGTTCGGCATCTACGGTGCGATCGCCGGTGGCGGTGGCGCCGTGGGCCTGATCCTCGGCGGCTTCCTCACCGAGTACCTGAACTGGCGCTGGACGTTCTTCGTGAACATCCCCTTCGCCGTGATCGCCGCGCTCGGTGCCTACTTCGTCATCCGTGAGCCGTCCGGCGCCCGCAACCGCTCGCCGCTCGACATCCCCGGCGTGGTCCTCTCCACCCTCGGTCTGGTCTCCCTCGTCTACGGCTTCACGCGCGCCGAGTCGGCCGGCTGGTCGGACTCCCTGACGATCGGCATGTTCGTCGCGTCGGCCGTGCTGCTCGCCGCGTTCGTCCTCACCGAGGCCAAGGTCAAGTCGCCGCTGCTTCCGCTGCGCGTCCTGACCGAGCGCAACCGCGGTGGCGTCTACCTGTCGCTCGGCCTCGCGATCATCGCGATGTTCGGCCTGTTCCTGTTCCTCACGTACTACCTCCAGATCGTCCAGGGCTACTCGCCGGTGAAGACCGGCTTCGCGTTCCTGCCGATGATCGTCGGCATGATCACGGGCTCCACGCAGATCGGCGCCCGCCTGATGACCCGCGTCCCGCCGCGGCTCCTGATGGGTCCGGGCTTCGTGCTCGCGGCCGTCGGCATGCTGCTCCTGACGCAGCTGGAGGTCGGTTCCTCGTACGCCGGTCTGATCATGCCCGCGCAGCTGATGCTGGGCCTCGGCATGGGTACGGCGTTCATGCCCGCCATGTCCCTTGCCACGCACGGTGTCGAGCCGCGTGACTCCGGTGTCGCCTCCGCGATGGTCAACACCTCGCAGCAGGTCGGCGGCGCCATCGGCACCGCTCTCCTGAACACCATCGCCGCCTCCGCCACGACCTCGTACATCGCCTCGCACGCCGCGGGCGCGACGACCCCGGCCGCGCAGAAGCTGATGCAGGCCGAGGCCATGGTCGAGGGCTACACCAGCGCCATCTGGTGGGCCGTGGGCATCCTGGCGGCCGCCGCCGCGATCGCCTTCGCGCTCATCAACACCGGCGCCCAGGGCGGCTCTCCCGCCGCCTCGGGCTCGGGTGACACCGAGGGTGTCGAGGACGAGATCCGGATCCCGGTGGTCGCGCACTGA
- a CDS encoding questin oxidase family protein, producing the protein MDATADTSGTLDEALQRLHASGPERLGRLTNHAPMAVEALAAHGRSGAVHRWLELYAPKLEEYPSSVETITGDTWREALGDPRRAADWIAYFGREIGERPWRDVLAAWWPLLLPGMYGGSTHPVIRVGHAVRTLLRGDETEPRLAELAHGLGYWAARHHPVTGVELLPLSAGTAAAALDAVEPIPDRAEGSFPARLGRVVGLPAWAAGVSDPDEAHRGLTELVRAATHRYATHGHGEETMLVHASTAPNAVLRALPALPRTLWAPSLHAAWTASAAVTSMYAPDAPVAYTAPGTFAPEEVFERALAHGDEHVIKFTDTALDVGDERALTAALRAIEISEPLA; encoded by the coding sequence ATGGACGCCACAGCCGACACCTCAGGCACCCTCGACGAAGCCCTCCAGCGCCTGCACGCATCGGGCCCCGAGCGGCTCGGACGGCTCACCAACCACGCGCCGATGGCCGTCGAGGCGCTCGCCGCGCACGGCCGCTCCGGTGCGGTCCACCGCTGGCTCGAGCTGTACGCGCCGAAGTTGGAGGAGTACCCGAGCTCGGTCGAGACAATCACCGGCGACACCTGGCGCGAGGCTCTCGGCGATCCGCGCCGCGCCGCGGACTGGATCGCGTACTTCGGCCGGGAGATCGGCGAACGCCCGTGGCGCGACGTCCTCGCCGCCTGGTGGCCGCTCCTGCTTCCGGGGATGTACGGCGGCTCCACCCACCCGGTGATCCGCGTGGGCCACGCGGTGCGCACGCTCCTGAGAGGGGATGAGACCGAACCCCGCCTCGCGGAACTGGCCCACGGCCTCGGCTACTGGGCCGCCCGCCACCACCCCGTCACCGGCGTCGAGCTCCTGCCCCTGAGCGCGGGCACGGCAGCCGCCGCCCTGGACGCCGTCGAGCCGATCCCGGACAGGGCAGAGGGCAGCTTCCCCGCCAGGCTCGGCCGGGTCGTGGGCCTGCCCGCGTGGGCGGCCGGCGTGAGCGACCCGGACGAGGCGCACCGCGGGCTCACCGAGCTGGTGCGCGCGGCCACCCACCGGTACGCCACGCACGGCCACGGCGAGGAGACGATGCTGGTGCACGCGTCGACCGCACCCAACGCCGTGCTGCGCGCCCTGCCCGCGCTGCCCCGCACCCTGTGGGCGCCGAGCCTGCACGCGGCGTGGACGGCGTCGGCCGCCGTGACCTCGATGTACGCCCCTGATGCCCCGGTCGCGTACACGGCGCCCGGCACCTTCGCCCCCGAGGAGGTCTTCGAGCGGGCCCTGGCGCACGGCGACGAGCACGTCATCAAGTTCACCGACACGGCACTGGACGTGGGCGACGAGCGGGCCCTGACGGCGGCCCTGCGAGCGATCGAGATCAGCGAGCCGCTGGCCTGA
- a CDS encoding TetR/AcrR family transcriptional regulator — protein sequence METATAAQRRTPRPRADALRNRERIVAAAREMFVEFGPDVPLDEVARRAGVGNATVYRHFADRSELVHQVVLLVTDRVSAHAEEAITAADADPSVAFDALRRFVHASADERIGALCPMLQAAFDPDHPDLVDARERLEAVVDGLMQRARAAGQLRTDIAVGDLMVALSQLTRPLPGTACLNMDRFVHRHLQLFLDGLMAPARSELPGASATLEDLRQS from the coding sequence GTGGAAACCGCCACCGCTGCACAGCGCCGCACGCCCCGCCCGCGGGCCGACGCCCTGCGCAACCGGGAGCGGATCGTCGCCGCCGCACGCGAGATGTTCGTCGAGTTCGGCCCCGATGTGCCGCTCGACGAGGTCGCGCGCCGGGCCGGCGTCGGCAATGCCACGGTCTACCGGCACTTCGCCGACCGTTCCGAACTGGTCCACCAGGTCGTCCTGCTGGTCACCGACCGCGTCTCGGCACACGCCGAGGAAGCGATCACGGCGGCCGACGCGGACCCGAGTGTCGCGTTCGACGCCCTGCGCCGGTTCGTGCACGCCTCCGCCGACGAGCGGATCGGTGCCCTGTGCCCGATGCTCCAGGCGGCCTTCGACCCCGATCACCCGGATCTGGTCGACGCCCGCGAGCGGCTCGAAGCCGTCGTCGACGGGCTCATGCAACGGGCGCGCGCGGCCGGGCAGCTGCGCACCGACATCGCCGTCGGAGACCTGATGGTCGCCCTCTCCCAGCTCACCAGGCCGCTGCCCGGCACCGCGTGCCTGAACATGGACCGTTTCGTCCACCGCCATCTCCAGCTGTTCCTCGACGGCCTGATGGCGCCGGCCCGCTCCGAGCTGCCGGGGGCGTCGGCGACCTTGGAGGATCTCCGCCAGTCCTGA
- a CDS encoding sigma-70 family RNA polymerase sigma factor: protein MATRAVARRKSATSGETDAARSVRAVGGEIADRDLVGMYLDEIARTPLLDAAKEVELSQIIEAGVYARKIIDGEVESSGAGAKASREELEALVADGERAKDVFIRSNLRLVVAVARRYPRSGLPLLDLIQEGNAGLVRAVEKFDYAKGFKFSTYATWWIRQAITRSIADQSRTIRLPVHLVEELGRIRRVMREFNRKHGRDPEPEEVAAELDSTPARVTDVLDWARDPVSLNMGVDDNGDTQFGDLLEDTSAVSPEQSVLTLLRSEELDDLIGRLDQRTASIIKMRYGIEDGRERTLTEVGKQHGLTRERIRQIEKHALLELKKLARDTGFDAAA from the coding sequence ATGGCAACCCGTGCCGTCGCCCGTCGTAAGTCCGCCACCTCCGGCGAGACCGACGCGGCACGCAGTGTTCGCGCCGTAGGCGGGGAGATCGCCGACCGCGACCTGGTCGGCATGTACCTCGACGAGATCGCGCGTACGCCGCTGCTCGACGCCGCCAAGGAAGTCGAGCTGTCCCAGATCATCGAGGCCGGTGTGTACGCCCGGAAGATAATCGACGGCGAGGTCGAGAGCTCCGGCGCGGGCGCGAAGGCGTCCCGCGAGGAGCTGGAGGCGCTGGTCGCCGACGGCGAGCGGGCCAAGGACGTCTTCATCCGGTCGAACCTCCGCCTCGTCGTGGCCGTGGCGCGCCGCTATCCGCGCAGTGGTCTGCCGCTGCTCGACCTGATCCAGGAGGGGAACGCGGGCCTGGTCCGCGCGGTCGAGAAGTTCGACTACGCCAAGGGCTTCAAGTTCTCCACGTACGCCACGTGGTGGATCCGTCAGGCCATCACGCGCTCCATAGCCGACCAGTCCCGCACCATCCGGCTGCCCGTCCACCTGGTGGAGGAGCTGGGGCGGATCCGCCGGGTCATGCGCGAGTTCAACCGCAAGCACGGGCGCGACCCGGAGCCGGAAGAGGTCGCCGCCGAGCTGGACTCCACGCCGGCGCGTGTGACGGACGTCCTGGACTGGGCGCGCGACCCGGTCTCACTGAACATGGGCGTGGACGACAACGGAGACACGCAATTCGGTGACCTCCTTGAGGACACCTCCGCGGTCTCGCCCGAGCAGTCCGTCCTGACGCTGCTGCGCAGCGAGGAACTGGACGACCTGATCGGCCGCCTCGACCAGCGCACGGCCTCCATCATCAAGATGCGGTACGGCATCGAGGACGGCCGCGAGCGGACCCTTACGGAGGTCGGCAAGCAGCATGGGCTGACGCGGGAGCGGATCCGCCAGATCGAGAAGCACGCGCTTCTGGAGCTGAAGAAGCTGGCTCGGGACACGGGCTTCGACGCGGCGGCCTGA
- a CDS encoding dioxygenase family protein: protein MTATQERMPALYLSHGAPPLADDALWPDQLRAWSAELPRPKAVLMVSAHWEEAPLALGATRTMPLVYDFWGFPEHYYQVTYAAPGAPQLADSVRKLLRGAGTPVQDIPDRGLDHGAYVPLVEMYPDADVPVLQISLPTLDPASLMDIGRKLAPLRDEGVLIVGSGFFTHNLAALRQGGTPSWSVEFDAWGHEALDAGDVDGLLDFLHKSPAGELAHPRTEHFAPLFVPLGAAEASGDLGGQRSVIDGFWMGLAKRSVQFG, encoded by the coding sequence ATGACCGCAACCCAGGAGCGCATGCCCGCCCTGTACCTCAGCCACGGCGCGCCGCCGCTGGCCGACGACGCGCTCTGGCCCGACCAGCTCCGCGCCTGGTCGGCGGAGCTGCCCCGGCCCAAGGCCGTCCTCATGGTCTCCGCCCACTGGGAGGAGGCCCCGCTCGCGCTCGGCGCGACACGGACGATGCCGCTGGTGTACGACTTCTGGGGCTTCCCCGAGCACTACTACCAGGTCACGTACGCCGCTCCGGGCGCCCCTCAACTGGCTGATTCCGTACGCAAATTGCTGCGCGGGGCAGGTACGCCGGTGCAGGACATCCCGGATCGCGGGCTCGACCACGGAGCGTACGTCCCGCTCGTCGAGATGTATCCGGACGCGGACGTCCCCGTCCTCCAGATCTCCCTGCCGACCCTCGACCCCGCGAGCCTGATGGACATCGGCCGCAAGCTGGCGCCGCTGCGGGACGAGGGCGTGCTGATCGTCGGCAGCGGCTTCTTCACGCACAATCTGGCGGCGCTGCGCCAGGGCGGTACGCCGTCGTGGTCGGTGGAGTTCGACGCGTGGGGGCACGAGGCGCTCGACGCGGGCGACGTGGACGGTCTCCTCGACTTCCTGCACAAGTCTCCGGCGGGCGAGCTGGCCCATCCGCGCACGGAGCACTTCGCGCCCCTGTTCGTGCCCCTGGGGGCCGCCGAGGCCTCGGGGGACCTAGGCGGTCAGCGGAGTGTGATCGACGGGTTCTGGATGGGGCTCGCCAAGAGGTCGGTGCAGTTCGGCTGA
- a CDS encoding MarR family winged helix-turn-helix transcriptional regulator, whose translation MDMAPTSPPDGEPRWLDDDEQRTWLAYLQATTLLEDHLDRQLQRDAGMPHIYYGLLVQLSVAPRRRLRMTELARNTKITRSRLSHAIARLEKNGWVRREDCPSDKRGQFAILTDDGYEVLRRTAPGHVTAVRQALFDRLSPQQQKSLGEIMVIVAEGLQPKEAGADLPWLR comes from the coding sequence ATGGACATGGCACCCACTTCTCCCCCCGACGGGGAACCGCGCTGGCTCGACGACGACGAACAGCGCACCTGGCTCGCGTACCTGCAAGCCACCACGCTCCTGGAAGACCACCTCGACCGCCAGTTGCAGCGCGACGCCGGCATGCCGCACATCTACTACGGCCTCCTGGTCCAGCTCTCCGTCGCCCCGCGGCGGCGCCTGCGCATGACCGAGCTGGCCAGGAACACCAAGATCACCCGGTCCCGTCTCTCGCACGCGATCGCGCGCCTGGAGAAGAACGGCTGGGTGCGCCGCGAGGACTGCCCCTCCGACAAGCGCGGCCAGTTCGCGATCCTCACCGACGACGGGTACGAGGTCCTGCGCCGCACCGCGCCCGGCCATGTCACCGCCGTGCGCCAGGCCCTCTTCGACCGGCTCAGCCCGCAACAGCAGAAGTCCCTCGGCGAGATCATGGTGATCGTCGCCGAGGGACTTCAGCCGAAGGAGGCGGGGGCGGACCTGCCCTGGCTCCGCTAG
- a CDS encoding GNAT family N-acetyltransferase, with amino-acid sequence MPSERTEVQVRPGAEADLAALTDIYNHYVRETAITFDTAVFLPEERRPWLLSHPEDGPHRLLVAQERDSGLILGYATSSPFRTKPAYATSVEVSVYCAADAAGRGIGTLLYKALFEALEGEDLHRAYAGIAQPNDASERLHERFGFRHVGTYREVGRKFGRYWDVAWYERPLGARP; translated from the coding sequence ATGCCGTCGGAACGTACAGAGGTGCAGGTCAGGCCGGGCGCGGAGGCTGATCTCGCAGCCCTGACCGACATCTACAACCACTACGTACGTGAGACGGCGATCACATTCGACACGGCCGTCTTCCTGCCGGAAGAGCGCCGCCCTTGGCTGCTCTCCCATCCTGAAGACGGCCCCCACCGCCTCTTGGTTGCCCAGGAGCGGGATTCCGGCCTGATCCTCGGATACGCCACCAGTAGTCCTTTCCGAACGAAGCCCGCGTACGCCACTTCTGTGGAAGTCAGCGTCTACTGCGCCGCCGATGCCGCGGGCCGTGGCATCGGCACCCTGCTCTACAAGGCGCTCTTCGAGGCCCTGGAGGGCGAGGACCTGCACCGCGCCTACGCCGGGATCGCCCAGCCGAACGACGCGTCGGAGCGCCTCCACGAACGTTTCGGCTTCCGGCATGTCGGCACGTACCGCGAGGTGGGCCGCAAGTTCGGCCGCTACTGGGACGTCGCCTGGTACGAGCGTCCCCTGGGCGCCCGGCCCTGA
- a CDS encoding M6 family metalloprotease domain-containing protein: MQQPTWRQIRAARRGAALATCAVLALTVTTSASTGRLMEESPTAAGPVSLARATTLSPCMINGTMGVQMSEGVPTPAGYSRSTGTVRALNLMVDFSDAPGEGTALDRLSEFFPQTSDWFRTSSYGRLDYRPESPITDWLRMPKSFKQYGIERGAPFDPGYRDLVQDIVAAADPDVDFREYDLVNILITPNAGPSALDTVLSVTFAGNTEAPVADGVPVSNASFVYSRQDDGSGSYRETGYRVLPHENGHVFGLPDLYTQEGGGAVGHWDIMSEDWGANNDLLAWHKWKLGWLDDDQISCASNAGTTEHTLSPLPTSGGTKLAFVPLSTTKGYAVEVRTQGGNDEAVCKPGVLIYRVDAEVDTGQGPVTVSDSTKDSGGCTRQPNVHAELSDATYEPGETFTDKRTGVRITVTDIDAEGRYRVHVTRP; the protein is encoded by the coding sequence ATGCAGCAGCCGACCTGGAGGCAGATACGCGCAGCCCGACGTGGCGCGGCACTCGCCACGTGCGCCGTCCTTGCCCTCACGGTCACCACATCGGCGAGCACCGGCCGCCTGATGGAGGAGTCCCCCACGGCGGCGGGCCCCGTGTCCCTGGCCCGCGCGACGACACTCAGCCCGTGCATGATCAACGGCACGATGGGCGTCCAGATGTCGGAGGGCGTGCCCACGCCCGCCGGCTACTCCCGCTCCACGGGCACCGTCCGGGCCCTGAACCTCATGGTCGACTTCTCCGACGCCCCCGGCGAGGGCACCGCGCTCGACCGCCTCTCGGAGTTCTTCCCGCAGACGTCGGACTGGTTCCGCACCAGCTCCTACGGACGTCTCGACTACCGCCCCGAGTCGCCGATCACCGACTGGCTGCGGATGCCCAAGAGCTTCAAGCAGTACGGGATAGAGCGCGGCGCCCCCTTCGATCCGGGCTACCGCGATCTGGTCCAGGACATCGTGGCGGCGGCCGATCCGGACGTGGACTTCCGGGAGTACGACCTGGTGAACATCCTCATCACGCCGAACGCGGGCCCTTCCGCGCTCGACACGGTCCTTTCGGTGACCTTCGCGGGCAACACCGAGGCGCCCGTGGCGGACGGCGTCCCGGTCTCCAACGCGTCCTTCGTCTACAGCCGCCAGGACGACGGCTCGGGCAGCTACCGCGAGACCGGCTACCGCGTACTCCCGCACGAGAACGGCCACGTCTTCGGCCTGCCCGACCTCTACACGCAGGAGGGCGGCGGCGCGGTCGGCCACTGGGACATCATGAGCGAGGACTGGGGCGCCAACAACGACCTGCTTGCCTGGCACAAGTGGAAGCTCGGCTGGCTCGACGACGACCAGATCAGCTGCGCGTCGAACGCGGGCACCACCGAGCACACGCTGAGCCCGCTGCCGACGAGCGGCGGCACCAAGCTCGCCTTCGTGCCGCTGAGCACGACCAAGGGGTACGCCGTCGAGGTGCGCACCCAGGGCGGCAACGACGAGGCGGTCTGCAAGCCCGGTGTCCTGATCTACCGGGTGGACGCGGAGGTCGACACGGGCCAGGGCCCGGTCACCGTCTCCGACTCCACGAAGGACAGCGGCGGCTGCACGCGCCAGCCGAACGTCCACGCGGAACTCTCGGACGCGACCTACGAACCCGGCGAGACCTTCACGGACAAGAGGACGGGCGTGCGCATCACGGTGACGGACATCGACGCGGAGGGCCGCTACCGGGTGCACGTCACGCGCCCATGA